CGGACGCAAATTGCTTGAGCCGCCCTGACGCCGCAGCGCGTTCGTAGTACGCCTGGGCCAGTCCCGGATCGAGCGCAAGGGCCTGCGTGAAGGCGTCGATCGCCTGGCGATCCTGGCCCTGATGCAGCAGCAGGATGCCGCGCTGCAGGTGCATGGCACCGCTCTGCGGTTCCAATTCGGTGGCTTGGCGCAGGTCCTCCATGGCGCGATCGAGTTCGCCCAACTGCATGAAACTAAGCGCGCGATTACAGAGCGCCGCCGCGAGCCGAGGATTGATGCGGAGGGCGTCAGAAAAATCGCTGAGCGCCTCGGCATGGCGGCCAAGCCGCAGAAAGGCGAGGCCGCGATTGTTGTAGTGCGTGGCTTCATTGGGCTGCCGCTCGATCGCAAAGGTGTACTGCGCCAGTGCGGAATCGACGTAGCCTTGCTGCAATCCACGCTGCGCCTTCTCCGCGACGACGCGTTCCCAAAAGGGGTCGAGTCGTCGCCACAGCCAGGCATAGGGCAGCGCCAACAGCGCGCCAACGGCCCCGGCCGCGGCGGCTGACCAGCCACGATGCATTTGCGCCAGCTCGTCCAGCAGACTGAACGAAAAATTGCCGTCGCCGAGAGCCGCGCCGATCGCGCCGCCGATCGCGCAGCCGATGTATCCGCGACCGTTCAATTGGCGTTCCACGACGAGGCCGACCGTTGCGCCCAGCGCCAGCATGAAACAGGCCTGCCAATCGTCCCAGATGCGAATGAGCGCCAGTGCTACGAGCCCGCCGTAGACCATGACGGCGGCAAAACGCCACAAAGTGCGCCGCATGCGACTGCGATCGGCGGCGGGAGCTTTGACAGGTTCCATCGGCGATCAACGCGGTAGTTCAACGTGTGGGAAGTCCGACGTTGAGTCTACCGCGTCGCGACGCGCTCGGAAACATCGACGCTTCCAAGCGCGTCCGCCGCGGCTATTGTCGCATCAACTCGCGGAGTTGATGCATGCCGCGCCGCAACAGGCCGGCGATGGCCGCCTTGGTGCGGCCGAGTTCCGCGGCAGTCTGATCCAGTGACCAGTTTTGCAGCCGGTGGAGCTCGATCGCGCGGCGTTGCGGCTCGGGAAGTTGCATCAATTGCTCGGCCAGCCGCATGTGTTGCTCCAGTTCCTGGCAACGCTGCGACGGACAGAGGTCGCTGTGCGCCAGGAAGTGATCGAAGTGTGCGGAGGAATCGCCCAGCGCCGCCTCGATCGACACTTCGGCCACCGGATTGCGGCCCCAGGCGTGCAGACGTCGAACTTCGTCAATCAGGTTGTTGGCCAGCGACCTCCGCAACCAGGCGGCCACTTCCTGGTCGGAGCGGTTGTGCAATTTGTCGCCGGCCTGAAAGGCGTCGAGCAGCGTTTGCTGCACGACGCCCGAGAGGTCCACCTTACCGACGAGCTTGCGATCGACCTTGGTACGCACCAGCAAACTCAGGAGCGGCCGAAACCGCTCCAGGTGATCGAACGACTCGCCATTCCGTTTGGTCATCGCCGACCCCATGCCAAGCCTTGAACCGATACCGCGGACGATTGCCAGGGCGCTCATAGTTTCGCTCCTTCATTTTCAAGAATCAAGCGTGCCGCCGGCGGTGACGATATCCGGCCAAGGCGATCAGCCCGCACACGGCCAGGCCAGCCGTGGCTGGTTCCGGGACCGCGGTTAACCCTCCGGCCGCGAGCAGCGATTCGCCAAAGTTATCGCGGACCCGATTCAAGTCATTGATATCAACGACACCGTCGAGGGGCGCGGTATCACCGACAACGCCTTCGCCCGCCTCGTCGAAGTGATTGCGTACATTGTTCAGGTCGCTGATATCCACGTCGCCGTCGGCGTCCGTGTCGCCGTTTTGCCCTGTGCCCACGTCTAACAGCATCGAGCCGCCAAACTTGCCTCCGAAGACGCGCTCGCGAAGTTGTAAGTTCACATTGTAGACGCTGAAGGCTTTGACATCGACGTTCAGGCTCGCCGTGGAGCTTACATTCGGATCCCATTGAAACGTAGTCGAACCCATCAGTGCCGGCTCAAATTGGGCCAGCGTACGGCGCGGATCTACGCCCACGTCGCCAAAGCCCGACGGCGCCAGGCCGACGATAATCGACTGCAGGTCCGTTCCAGAAGCGCCGAAATCGGCGTTGTCCGACCAGATGGCCTCCAGCCCTCCTAACTCTTCGCCATTGGTGTCGACGAGCGTGAGGTCGGGACTCCAGCCGCCGATCAACGGATCGAGCGACAGGCCTTCCGCCTGCAGATTGACGACAACATTGCCGAAGCCCAGTTCCCCGGGCCCACCGGCAAGCTGGCTGATGCTGACGTAGTAGTCCAAGGTGACCAACAATGGCCCGGTCCCCTCGGCCACGCGCAGCTGTTCGGCATTCTGCACGGTGATCGTGCCGGGTGCGAGCGGAGTGAGATCCGGGTGCTGCAGTTGGCGAACGACTGGACGCACGGTGAGATCGACCGCAACCGATGAGGAAGTGCCAAGGTGTAACGTCAGAATCGACAGCGCGAAGATAGTGATTTGGCGTTGCATGGGTCGCTCCAGTTGGACAAGGCGGTTCAGAACCGCGGGAGAGGCTGGGGAGATCGAACACCGTCGTCCGAACTCCTCTACTCCTCCAAGCGAGGCATACGCGCGGAGAGAGCGCAAAACGCGAAAAAAAGACTCGCCACGCCAGACGTGCGGGGCGCCATGTCGCAAGGGCACGGTCCCTGCAGCGGACCGGCCGCTCGTGGACCAGCAAACCAAACTTGCTACAGGCAAACCTAGCGGGCCGCTTTTTCCGGATAGACGACCAGCTCGACGCGGCGATTACGCTGCTTGCCGGCCGGGGTTGCGTTGGAGACCACTGGGTGGTTGCCGCCGTGACCGGCGACGAAGAGATGGGTTTCCGGCACCCGGGCTTGCGTCACCAGGTAGGCTTGCACGGCCATGGCCTGAGTGTTCGACAGCTGGGCATTGCTTAGTCCCAGTCCGGGAACCGCCGGATCGCTGTCGGTGTGTCCTTCGATTCCGATCATCTGATCCCGATAGGTCTGCATGATCCGCTGCGCCACGTCGGCCAGCAGTTGCTCGCTGCCAGGCTTCAACGTCGCGCTGCGGTCGTGGAACAACTGGTCGGCCGGCAGCTCGATTCGCACCAC
This window of the Planctomycetia bacterium genome carries:
- a CDS encoding tetratricopeptide repeat protein, encoding MEPVKAPAADRSRMRRTLWRFAAVMVYGGLVALALIRIWDDWQACFMLALGATVGLVVERQLNGRGYIGCAIGGAIGAALGDGNFSFSLLDELAQMHRGWSAAAAGAVGALLALPYAWLWRRLDPFWERVVAEKAQRGLQQGYVDSALAQYTFAIERQPNEATHYNNRGLAFLRLGRHAEALSDFSDALRINPRLAAALCNRALSFMQLGELDRAMEDLRQATELEPQSGAMHLQRGILLLHQGQDRQAIDAFTQALALDPGLAQAYYERAAASGRLKQFASAIEDLNRAVWIAPDYAAAFHLRGQTHAQQRNYTSAIQDFTTAIRLDPKRAEYYRSRAAAYEATSYFVESRADLERAEQLTPQVS
- a CDS encoding sigma-70 family RNA polymerase sigma factor; protein product: MSALAIVRGIGSRLGMGSAMTKRNGESFDHLERFRPLLSLLVRTKVDRKLVGKVDLSGVVQQTLLDAFQAGDKLHNRSDQEVAAWLRRSLANNLIDEVRRLHAWGRNPVAEVSIEAALGDSSAHFDHFLAHSDLCPSQRCQELEQHMRLAEQLMQLPEPQRRAIELHRLQNWSLDQTAAELGRTKAAIAGLLRRGMHQLRELMRQ